GGCTCGGCACCGATCATTATTCGGGAAGCCTATCAAATTTTTTTGAGCAGCGGGCTGCCTTAAAAAGCACGCACCGGGCATACCCGGTACACACCCTCATCAGGTCGGGCTTGAGGCCGCTCGCGCCCGGAGCCGGTTTAAAAAAACCTGAGGCTCATCGCCTTACCGCATGGTCATTTCCAAAACGATCCGACCACTTACCCCATGGCCCCACATTATCGGTGTCGGCAAAGTCAATAGGCGAATCCCATCGACCTTTAAAATCGAGCATCAACAGGGCAACGGCCGAGAATGGCGAGGCTGTACGACGGCCCTCCGAGTTGACCAAGCTTAGTTATTCGTCGTCACCAGAAGCACAACAGCAGCCGAGCAATCAACGATTATCAAGTGGGGAGCCTCGGCAGTATGGTGAGGTAGACAAAAAAGACCTCAATGCAGCGTGGCGCGAAACCATTAACCCTCTCCGTGCAGGCTTTCATACCCCTCCAATTCGGAGTTTGACGCATTTAGAGGTCGGTTTTACACCGTATGACCCTTCAGCACTGCCCTACCTCCGTCGGCATATTGCGCCGCCGCCAGCAGATCACTTGTCGAGGCGCGGATTGGCACACCTGCATGGCTTGGCAGGACAAGCCCTTCGGTTCCACAGGCTTGTCGCCCCTCAGAATGACGGCGCTCAATACACCGCTAGCGTAAAAAATCATACCACGTCACCCGCCATTGCCCGACTTGTCGGTGTCACTTCAGGCAAAAATCGCGGGGCCCCCACCGTTTCTGGCAACTTCGCCGCCCAGCCGGAGTTTGGGCTTCTTTGGGGGCCGGTCGCTCCCAGACAGTTTCACTCCCAGCATTCCCAGCAAGCGCCGATCTCTACCATTTCCGGTAACCTTGATGCAAGCAGCACAGGTGCTGTTGCCGCCAACAGGGCTCCGAGCCCGACGTTTCATCCGACCTCAACATTTTTGAAACCTCCTATGACGGAACTTAACTTTCACCTGGAGCAGCGTTCCTATGTAAGCTCTCGCCCTACATCAGTAGGGCTGCCTATCGCGACGCAGATGAGTCTAGCCAGATTTCCATTTCGTAGGCTCAATATGATCGAGAGTAATGGTGGCCCCAGTACCAAGGAGCCCAGTGATCGTTCTCAGGCTAGCGTTAGTTCCTTTGGAATGACTTCTTTGAACAGTAAAGGGCCGTTCGGCTTCCGTGAAAGGCCGCTGTTAAATTTACAACAGAGACAGAACCAAGTCATGCGACGCTCTGAAACCAGTACCGGAGAACGGCCGGACTCTGATGGGGAGCGTTATGGCGTGGTGCCCGCTCCTCATGATCATTCAAGCAATATGAATAATGATCATCATAGCCACAAGGCATCAGGAGTCACCGAGTCTTCGTCTGGCGGGTCCAATGCTGATGAAGTTGCGGAGCGGGCTTGGCGCATTATGGCTGAGCGGCTTGTTATCGAGCGGGAACGGAGGGGATTAGCAAAATGGCCTTAGAAAACTGCCCAGATTCATCAGTCGATAGTGCGAAGGTGAGGCTGGAAAGGGGCCACCCCCTGCCAGTTCTCACAGAGAGAATACGAGGAAACGCGTAAATGGGACCTTTAGCAAGACTCGGAATACTGATAGAACTGCCGGGCGGTCAATTTCAATTTGATGAGAAGAACCCCGCATGCTTTATCGAAGCTAAATTTAATCCCGATCGTCTTTCAACAAGCCGCAGCGCACAATGGAAGTCACAGCCTGTCACAAAACGCGACTGTCCTGAGCTGCAGTTCACTGGATCTGAGCCGGGTACGCTCGGCGTCGATTTGTTCTTCGACACCTATGACAGTCCTTATTTACCAAAGCGTAGCGTTGTGAAGGACTACACAAGCAAGTTGCATCATCTTACTACTGTTGAGAAGCACGGCACCAAGCATCGCCCACCCTTATGCCGGCTCAAGTGGGGCGAGATGGGAATTTTTTTTCAAGGGGTATTGCAGCAACTTGATTTGGTGTTCACCCTCTTCACGGAAGAGGGTATACCGGTGCGTGCAACAGCGAAATGTACCTTCAAGCAGTGGCGGCAAAATTCTGATGATCTGCAAAAACAGGATTTATTATCGTCCGATGTTGCAAAGGTGTGGGTGGTCAAGCGGGGGCAGACCCTAGCGACTATTGCGGCACAGGAATATGGGGATACACGCAAATGGCGGTCCATCGCTCGTGCTAATGGTATTGAGGACCCTACAGATCTATACCCTGGGTCCGTACTGCTCTTGCCCGCCCTGCGGGCCTCTTGAACTCGAAATTTACCATGGCAGCCCGAGACCAATTTGATACCCTCGCGCCGGAGTTCGCGGTTCATATCAATGGCTCCCCGCTCCCTAACGAAGCTGTTGCCGATATTGTTTCCATAGATGTGCTGGATGACGTGGATGCGATGAGTATGTTTGC
The window above is part of the Nitrosospira sp. Is2 genome. Proteins encoded here:
- a CDS encoding CIS tube protein — protein: MGPLARLGILIELPGGQFQFDEKNPACFIEAKFNPDRLSTSRSAQWKSQPVTKRDCPELQFTGSEPGTLGVDLFFDTYDSPYLPKRSVVKDYTSKLHHLTTVEKHGTKHRPPLCRLKWGEMGIFFQGVLQQLDLVFTLFTEEGIPVRATAKCTFKQWRQNSDDLQKQDLLSSDVAKVWVVKRGQTLATIAAQEYGDTRKWRSIARANGIEDPTDLYPGSVLLLPALRAS